Proteins from a genomic interval of Niabella soli DSM 19437:
- a CDS encoding response regulator transcription factor translates to METKKPRILLCEDDPNLGNVLKNYLELNDYDVTLERDGRLGLAAFQREKFDLCLLDVMMPHMDGFTLAEEVRNVDPDIPLFFLSAKTMKEDIIQGYKLGADDYITKPFDSEVLLLKIKAILKRNEELNKETENKEYNLSSYHFNPKLRQLIHSGNTQTLSPKENELLKMLAEHLNDLLPREQALKKIWGSDTYFNGRSMDVYIAKLRKYLKDDEKIEIVNIHGNGFRLVVQD, encoded by the coding sequence ATGGAAACAAAAAAACCAAGAATATTATTGTGCGAAGATGATCCGAACCTTGGCAATGTGCTGAAGAATTACCTGGAGCTGAACGATTATGATGTTACCCTTGAGCGGGACGGCCGTTTGGGGCTGGCGGCTTTTCAGCGCGAAAAATTTGATCTGTGCCTGCTGGATGTTATGATGCCGCATATGGATGGATTTACCCTGGCTGAAGAAGTGCGTAACGTGGATCCGGATATTCCCCTGTTCTTCCTGAGCGCTAAAACCATGAAGGAAGATATTATCCAGGGCTATAAACTGGGTGCCGATGATTATATCACCAAGCCTTTTGATAGCGAAGTATTGCTTTTGAAAATTAAAGCGATCCTGAAACGCAATGAAGAGCTGAATAAAGAAACAGAGAATAAAGAATACAACCTGTCCAGCTACCATTTTAATCCCAAGCTGCGGCAACTGATCCACAGTGGTAATACGCAAACCCTTTCGCCAAAAGAAAATGAATTGCTGAAAATGCTGGCGGAGCATCTGAACGACTTACTCCCCCGGGAGCAGGCATTAAAGAAAATTTGGGGCAGCGATACTTATTTTAACGGCCGGAGTATGGACGTGTATATTGCCAAATTGCGCAAGTATCTGAAAGATGACGAAAAGATCGAGATCGTGAACATTCATGGTAACGGTTTCCGGCTGGTGGTGCAGGATTAA
- a CDS encoding S10 family peptidase: MIRTLLCGCVAFFSVTTIHAQPAKPKTEPAKQEKPAEEKKNGSADLNFNPDAAVTTNHTVTIRGQKVAYKAIAGTLPVWDEEGKTIAGLFYTYYERTDVNKANRPLVISFNGGPGTASVWMHIGYTGPVLLNIDDEGYPVQPYGYKENPNSILDVADIVYVDPVNTGYSRIVGKDVPKTKFFGVNADIKYLADWINTFVSRYNRWGSPKYLIGESYGTTRVSGLAMELQQSHWMYLNGVVLVSPTTLGIDRGSATGAALRLPYFAATAWYHKKLAAEYQQKDLEAFLPEVEQFTMNQLLPAINKGGLLDDAAKRTIAKQMAAYSGLPEQLILQNNLDVSTNLFWKELLRSDGYTIGRLDSRYKGIDKREAGERPDFNAELTSWLHAFTPPINMYLRNELNYKTDYPYYMFGSVWPWDNSNDQTGENLRSALAINPYLHLLVQSGYYDGACDYFNAKYTLWQMDPSGRLKDRIKWAGYRSGHMMYLRKDDLKSSTDQLREFIKSAIPAKAAKY, encoded by the coding sequence ATGATCAGGACTTTACTTTGCGGTTGCGTTGCTTTTTTCTCTGTTACAACTATTCACGCGCAACCTGCCAAACCCAAAACAGAACCGGCCAAACAGGAAAAACCTGCCGAGGAAAAAAAGAATGGCTCCGCCGACCTGAACTTTAACCCCGATGCGGCAGTGACTACGAACCATACCGTTACCATCAGAGGGCAAAAGGTGGCGTATAAAGCCATTGCTGGTACCTTGCCTGTTTGGGATGAGGAGGGTAAAACGATCGCAGGGCTATTTTATACCTACTATGAACGTACCGATGTAAATAAGGCCAATCGCCCGCTGGTCATTTCTTTTAACGGCGGACCGGGCACGGCCTCTGTGTGGATGCACATCGGCTACACGGGGCCGGTATTGCTGAATATTGATGATGAAGGATACCCTGTTCAGCCCTATGGCTACAAAGAAAATCCGAATTCCATACTGGATGTGGCAGATATTGTATATGTAGACCCGGTGAATACCGGTTATTCAAGGATCGTCGGAAAAGATGTTCCTAAAACCAAATTTTTTGGAGTGAATGCCGATATTAAATACCTGGCAGATTGGATCAATACGTTTGTTTCCCGCTATAACCGCTGGGGCTCGCCCAAATACCTGATCGGCGAAAGCTACGGAACCACGCGTGTTTCCGGGCTTGCAATGGAATTGCAACAATCCCATTGGATGTACCTGAACGGCGTCGTGCTGGTGTCGCCCACTACATTGGGCATCGACCGCGGAAGCGCTACGGGAGCGGCTTTGCGGTTACCGTATTTTGCGGCTACTGCCTGGTACCATAAAAAACTGGCTGCCGAATACCAGCAAAAAGACCTGGAGGCATTCCTCCCGGAAGTGGAACAGTTTACCATGAACCAACTGCTGCCTGCTATCAACAAAGGCGGATTGTTGGATGATGCCGCTAAAAGGACCATTGCCAAACAAATGGCGGCCTACTCTGGTTTGCCGGAGCAACTTATTCTGCAAAACAACCTGGATGTATCAACAAATTTGTTCTGGAAGGAACTGCTGCGCAGTGATGGGTATACCATCGGCCGGCTGGATTCCCGTTACAAAGGCATTGATAAACGGGAGGCGGGTGAGCGGCCCGATTTTAATGCGGAGCTTACGTCCTGGCTGCATGCCTTTACTCCACCGATCAATATGTATCTGCGGAATGAATTGAATTATAAAACCGACTATCCCTATTATATGTTCGGCTCCGTTTGGCCCTGGGATAATTCGAATGATCAAACCGGGGAAAACCTGAGGAGCGCGCTGGCCATCAATCCCTACCTCCATTTGCTGGTACAATCGGGTTATTATGATGGGGCCTGCGATTATTTTAATGCGAAATATACGCTGTGGCAAATGGACCCATCCGGCCGGCTGAAAGACCGCATCAAATGGGCCGGATACCGTAGCGGGCATATGATGTACCTAAGAAAGGATGATCTGAAATCAAGCACGGATCAACTCAGGGAGTTTATTAAA